A genomic stretch from Rhodomicrobium vannielii ATCC 17100 includes:
- a CDS encoding STAS domain-containing protein — MSSDAIDQTKARSLELEGDLRPRDASALHEALLVALSGEDEILVDARRVTSLDVSILQVLIAADIAGEKLGRTITLLRVPEGAVEASFARAGLAIPPGFSLTQSALSR, encoded by the coding sequence TTGAGCTCTGATGCAATCGACCAGACGAAAGCGAGATCGCTCGAACTCGAAGGCGATCTGAGGCCTCGCGATGCAAGCGCACTGCATGAAGCCCTTCTCGTCGCCCTTAGCGGCGAGGACGAAATCTTAGTGGACGCAAGGCGCGTCACATCACTCGACGTCTCAATCCTCCAGGTGCTGATCGCAGCCGATATCGCCGGCGAGAAACTCGGGCGCACGATCACGCTGCTGCGGGTGCCTGAAGGTGCTGTCGAGGCGTCCTTCGCCAGGGCGGGCCTTGCCATTCCGCCCGGTTTTTCGCTGACCCAGTCGGCCCTTTCACGATAG
- a CDS encoding IS481 family transposase has translation MGQILHGSATTTEAVRRAIQHSQESLRALAKRYGINTKTVSKWKKRSSVADVPTGPKEPKSTVLSVEEEAIIVAFRKHTLLPLDDCLYALQATIPHLTRSSLHRCLQRHGISRLPDVEGDKPARKKFKSYPIGYFHVDIAEVQTAEGKLYLYVAIDRTSKFAFVQLVKKTGRTSASAFLVALIEAVPYKIHTVLTDNGIQFTFPPRYADGPTARYMTHMFDMRCSENGIEHRLTKVKHPWTNGQVERMNRTIKEATVKRYHYDRHEQLETHLSDFINAYNFARRLKTLKGLTPYEFICKCWTNEPERFKIDPIHQMPGLNS, from the coding sequence ATGGGACAAATTCTTCATGGGAGCGCCACAACGACTGAGGCGGTCCGTCGAGCGATACAGCATAGTCAAGAGAGCTTGAGGGCCCTGGCCAAGCGCTACGGCATCAACACGAAGACGGTCTCGAAATGGAAGAAGCGCTCATCCGTCGCCGATGTGCCGACTGGACCGAAAGAGCCGAAATCCACGGTTCTGTCGGTCGAGGAAGAGGCGATAATCGTCGCCTTCCGCAAGCATACGCTCTTGCCGCTCGACGATTGCCTCTATGCGCTACAGGCGACGATACCGCATCTGACTCGCTCGTCGCTGCATCGCTGTCTTCAACGCCACGGTATTTCTCGGCTGCCGGACGTCGAAGGCGACAAGCCCGCCAGGAAGAAGTTCAAGTCCTATCCGATCGGCTATTTTCATGTCGACATAGCCGAAGTGCAGACGGCCGAAGGCAAGCTCTATCTCTACGTCGCCATTGACCGCACGAGCAAATTCGCCTTCGTGCAACTCGTCAAAAAGACCGGCAGGACGTCCGCTTCAGCCTTCCTCGTCGCCCTGATAGAGGCAGTTCCCTACAAGATTCACACGGTGCTCACCGACAACGGCATCCAGTTCACGTTTCCGCCGCGTTATGCCGATGGACCAACGGCCAGATACATGACGCACATGTTCGACATGCGATGCAGCGAGAACGGCATTGAGCACCGCCTCACCAAGGTCAAGCATCCCTGGACAAACGGCCAGGTCGAGCGAATGAACCGGACGATCAAGGAGGCGACGGTCAAACGCTATCACTACGACCGTCACGAGCAGCTCGAAACCCACCTATCGGACTTCATCAACGCCTATAACTTTGCTCGCCGACTAAAGACCCTCAAAGGCCTCACGCCTTATGAGTTCATCTGTAAATGCTGGACGAATGAGCCGGAAAGATTCAAGATCGATCCAATCCATCAAATGCCGGGACTGAACAGCTAG